One segment of Luteolibacter rhizosphaerae DNA contains the following:
- a CDS encoding TonB-dependent receptor, giving the protein MKSAHESLRLRAEGLAVTGTLLAVGQLAAQTTAPAEKKKEEAQNNEELAEIVVKANADRTLYKPENLQSPKVTQPLRDVAKTVTVIPAEVMKSQNASNLRDVLRNVPGISMQAGEGGGGPAGDNLSIRGFSARSDIFVDGMRDTAGGGYSRDPFNFEQVEVTKGPSSTTTGRGSTGGSINIVTKTPRLEDAYNFNLGGGTDEYLRGTFDLNQGIPNLNGVAVRLNGVYHTQQLPGRDYVENERWGIAPSIAFGLGTDTRFTLNYMHLDQDNVPDYGIPWVARTSTNPMLPPGIPYGVGFDSYYGNLNRDYEKTITDIITGTFEHDFSEDLRLRSTLRYGHNVRDSVTTAPRFVNVNAGTTLNQQFQSRDQTDESFYSQTDLRYDFNTGSAEHQVVAGLELGREDSINHGRTAYNLDGTPATAPQTDLWFPNPFGNPSLAIRNGSFTETTSDIVGLYLFDTVTLTKQWEINGGLRWDYYDTDYTSRTVAGVVDQLQRDDSMLSYQAAITYKPVEEGSIYLSYGTSFNPSTENLTYIAAPTGGNTTRSLFNTDPEENETIELGAKWEFFDDKLLVSSAIFRTEKTNARTTDPADPSVVTLTGEQVVEGFELGATGQITENWSITGGYTYLSSEVKASAVTAEVGSEVSNTPEHSFSLWTDYKLPKGFNIGGGAQFVDSRFNNNNKGTRQTAPSFTIFNAVAGYQATENLSFQLNLNNLTDEDYIDRVGGGHFVPGWGRSAVLSASMTF; this is encoded by the coding sequence ATGAAATCCGCCCACGAATCGCTCCGGCTCCGCGCTGAAGGTCTTGCCGTCACTGGCACTCTTCTTGCCGTCGGCCAGCTCGCCGCCCAGACCACCGCCCCTGCCGAGAAAAAGAAGGAAGAGGCCCAGAACAACGAGGAGCTCGCCGAGATCGTCGTGAAGGCGAATGCCGACCGCACCCTCTACAAGCCGGAGAATCTGCAGTCCCCTAAGGTGACCCAGCCGCTGCGCGACGTGGCGAAGACCGTGACGGTCATCCCCGCGGAGGTGATGAAATCGCAGAACGCCAGTAACCTGCGCGACGTGCTGCGCAACGTGCCGGGCATCTCGATGCAGGCCGGAGAAGGTGGCGGCGGCCCCGCCGGTGACAACCTTTCCATCCGCGGCTTCTCGGCCCGCTCGGATATCTTTGTCGATGGCATGCGCGACACCGCCGGCGGCGGTTACAGCCGTGACCCCTTCAACTTCGAGCAAGTCGAAGTGACCAAGGGCCCAAGCTCGACGACCACTGGTCGCGGGTCCACCGGTGGCTCGATCAACATCGTCACCAAGACCCCGCGCCTTGAGGATGCTTACAACTTCAATCTTGGCGGCGGCACCGACGAGTATCTTCGCGGCACCTTCGATCTGAATCAGGGGATCCCGAATCTCAACGGCGTGGCCGTGCGTCTCAATGGCGTCTACCACACCCAGCAGCTCCCCGGCCGCGATTACGTCGAAAACGAACGCTGGGGCATTGCTCCTTCGATCGCCTTCGGCTTGGGCACGGACACGCGCTTCACGCTGAACTACATGCACCTCGATCAGGACAACGTGCCTGATTACGGCATCCCATGGGTTGCGCGCACCAGCACGAATCCGATGCTGCCCCCGGGCATCCCTTACGGGGTCGGCTTCGACAGCTACTACGGCAACCTGAACCGCGACTACGAGAAGACCATCACAGACATCATCACCGGGACCTTCGAGCACGACTTCAGCGAGGATCTCCGTCTCCGCAGCACGCTGCGCTACGGCCACAACGTCCGTGACTCCGTGACCACGGCGCCGCGTTTCGTGAACGTCAATGCCGGCACGACTCTCAACCAGCAGTTCCAGTCCCGCGACCAGACCGATGAGTCCTTCTATAGCCAGACGGACCTGCGCTATGACTTCAACACCGGCTCCGCGGAGCACCAGGTTGTCGCCGGTCTTGAGCTCGGTCGCGAAGACTCGATCAACCACGGCCGTACGGCCTACAATCTCGATGGCACGCCGGCCACCGCCCCGCAGACCGACCTGTGGTTTCCGAATCCCTTCGGCAATCCGAGCCTGGCGATCCGGAATGGCTCCTTCACCGAGACGACTTCGGACATCGTGGGCCTGTATCTCTTCGATACCGTCACCCTCACCAAGCAGTGGGAGATCAACGGCGGTCTCCGTTGGGATTACTACGATACCGATTACACCTCCCGCACGGTCGCTGGCGTCGTCGATCAACTGCAGCGCGATGACTCGATGCTGAGCTATCAGGCGGCGATCACCTACAAGCCGGTGGAAGAGGGCAGCATCTACCTGTCCTACGGCACCTCCTTCAACCCTTCGACGGAGAACCTCACCTACATCGCCGCTCCGACGGGTGGCAACACCACGCGAAGCCTCTTCAACACGGATCCGGAAGAGAACGAAACGATCGAGCTCGGCGCGAAGTGGGAATTCTTCGACGACAAGCTTCTCGTTTCGAGTGCCATCTTCCGCACCGAGAAGACCAACGCCCGCACCACCGATCCGGCTGACCCCAGCGTTGTGACCCTCACCGGCGAGCAGGTGGTGGAAGGCTTCGAACTCGGTGCTACCGGCCAGATCACGGAGAACTGGAGCATCACGGGGGGCTACACCTACCTCTCCAGCGAGGTGAAGGCTTCCGCGGTGACCGCTGAAGTCGGCAGCGAGGTGAGCAACACCCCGGAGCACTCCTTCAGCCTCTGGACCGACTACAAGCTGCCGAAGGGCTTCAATATCGGTGGTGGCGCCCAGTTCGTGGACAGCCGCTTCAACAACAACAACAAGGGAACCCGCCAGACGGCTCCGAGCTTCACCATCTTCAATGCGGTGGCGGGCTATCAGGCGACTGAGAACCTTTCCTTCCAGCTTAACCTCAACAACCTCACCGACGAGGACTACATCGACCGTGTCGGAGGTGGCCACTTCGTCCCGGGTTGGGGACGCTCCGCCGTGTTGAGCGCCTCGATGACATTCTAA
- a CDS encoding PepSY-associated TM helix domain-containing protein, which yields MQVAEKPEPTLSPSAAAKKRKAFWTKQFYLWHWVSSAICLAAMLLFAVTGITLNHAGQIPAKPEVTEKKLILPDNLRGLIAAQEGEEERKEELPAELAKWLRSELRTPIAGKLAEWSEFEIYVSLPRPGGDAWMSIDRESGEVVHEVTKRGAISYLNDLHKGRNTGPAWSWFIDIFSVASVIFCITGLMLLWVHAKRRPSTWPIVAAGVLLPVVLIVFFVH from the coding sequence ATGCAAGTCGCCGAGAAGCCGGAACCGACGCTTTCGCCAAGTGCCGCCGCCAAGAAGCGGAAGGCATTTTGGACCAAGCAATTCTATCTCTGGCACTGGGTCAGCAGCGCGATCTGTCTGGCGGCGATGCTGCTCTTCGCGGTCACCGGCATCACCCTGAATCACGCGGGGCAGATCCCGGCGAAGCCGGAGGTGACGGAGAAGAAGCTCATCTTACCAGACAATCTCCGCGGCCTGATCGCGGCGCAGGAAGGCGAAGAAGAAAGGAAAGAAGAGCTTCCCGCCGAGTTGGCGAAGTGGCTGCGCTCCGAGCTCCGCACGCCCATCGCCGGCAAACTTGCCGAATGGTCGGAGTTCGAGATCTATGTGAGCCTCCCGCGCCCCGGTGGCGATGCGTGGATGAGCATCGATCGCGAGAGCGGCGAGGTCGTTCATGAAGTGACCAAGCGCGGTGCGATCTCTTACCTCAATGACCTCCACAAGGGCCGCAACACGGGCCCCGCTTGGTCCTGGTTCATCGATATTTTTTCAGTCGCGAGCGTCATTTTCTGCATCACGGGGTTGATGCTCCTGTGGGTTCACGCGAAGCGCCGCCCGAGCACTTGGCCGATTGTTGCCGCCGGCGTGCTCCTGCCCGTGGTGCTCATCGTGTTCTTCGTTCACTAG
- a CDS encoding DUF2271 domain-containing protein yields the protein MRKFLIAPLFAATALAGDISLTIEIPRLEVAEYHRPYVAAWVEKPDGSVAANLAVWYDVEMKDKEGETWLKDIRQWWRKTGRELKLPVDGVSGPTRPVGTHTITIPSKTTNLPALAEGEYRLVVEASREVGGREMLKLPFKWDGKAAAEASTQGKTELGKIQFSIKAETSN from the coding sequence ATGAGGAAATTCCTGATCGCTCCTTTGTTCGCCGCCACCGCTTTGGCGGGCGATATCTCGCTCACCATCGAGATCCCGCGCCTTGAAGTGGCAGAGTATCATCGCCCCTATGTCGCCGCTTGGGTGGAGAAACCCGATGGCTCAGTCGCCGCCAATCTCGCCGTCTGGTACGATGTCGAGATGAAGGACAAGGAGGGCGAGACTTGGCTCAAGGATATCCGCCAGTGGTGGCGCAAGACCGGTCGCGAACTCAAGCTGCCCGTCGATGGCGTCAGCGGCCCGACTCGCCCCGTCGGAACGCATACGATCACCATTCCCTCGAAGACGACCAATCTCCCGGCGCTGGCCGAGGGCGAATACCGCCTCGTCGTGGAAGCCTCCCGTGAAGTGGGCGGCCGCGAGATGCTGAAGCTGCCCTTCAAATGGGATGGCAAGGCAGCAGCCGAAGCCTCCACCCAGGGCAAGACCGAGCTGGGCAAGATCCAATTCTCCATCAAAGCCGAAACTTCGAACTGA
- a CDS encoding DUF4198 domain-containing protein codes for MKNIAKNALGLATLLVLAAQPAAAHRFWIIPSASVLSGENQWVTIDAAISNNLFFANHVAAPLQAMTVTGPDGEAVEIQNGKEGKVRTTFDIELTKPGSYRIATVRDMLAAQWKEGEETKRWRGPAKDFAAAGLKGKPELKVFENNSRTETVVTSGAPSTGALKPTGKGLELVIGENHPTDLFAGEKSKFTLHLNGKPAANVEVTVVKGDDRYRNEAGETKITTSADGSFEVSWPEAGRYWLNATVEGEGGEIEGVPFSRRASYTATFEVLPE; via the coding sequence ATGAAGAACATCGCCAAGAATGCCCTCGGGCTCGCCACGCTGCTCGTCCTCGCCGCGCAACCCGCCGCCGCACACCGCTTCTGGATCATCCCTTCCGCTTCCGTCCTCTCCGGGGAGAACCAGTGGGTGACCATCGATGCCGCCATCTCTAACAATCTCTTCTTCGCCAACCACGTCGCCGCCCCGCTGCAGGCGATGACCGTGACCGGACCCGATGGCGAGGCAGTGGAGATTCAGAACGGTAAGGAAGGCAAGGTCCGCACCACCTTCGACATCGAGCTCACCAAGCCCGGCAGCTACCGCATCGCCACCGTGCGCGACATGCTCGCGGCACAGTGGAAGGAAGGCGAGGAAACCAAACGCTGGCGCGGCCCGGCCAAGGACTTCGCCGCCGCCGGCCTCAAGGGCAAGCCGGAGCTGAAGGTCTTCGAGAACAACTCGCGCACCGAAACCGTCGTGACCTCCGGCGCCCCCAGCACCGGCGCGCTCAAGCCGACGGGCAAGGGCCTGGAGCTCGTTATCGGTGAGAATCACCCCACCGATCTCTTCGCTGGCGAGAAGTCCAAGTTTACCCTGCACCTCAATGGCAAGCCTGCCGCCAATGTCGAAGTGACGGTGGTGAAGGGCGACGACCGCTACCGCAACGAAGCGGGCGAAACCAAGATCACCACCAGCGCCGACGGCAGCTTCGAAGTGAGCTGGCCGGAAGCCGGCCGCTACTGGCTGAATGCCACCGTGGAAGGGGAAGGCGGCGAGATCGAAGGCGTGCCCTTCTCGCGCCGTGCTTCCTACACCGCCACCTTCGAGGTGCTGCCGGAGTAA